The nucleotide sequence agtggcgaaaaattacatattgtggctttaacaCAATATACAGatacattggccctcatttatgaAAAGTGTGTaaaccaaatttccagcgtacaccttgcgtacacccaaacccactgtgactttgagatttatcaatatggatgttggcgtacggcacgctcaaatcctacgccagctcaggaggtggtgtacgcacgttttgagttagtgtgaaaatgcacagaaaaacTATTCCTAACATCATTaggacccactgtaaaaaacaacaacatagtaattataaacttcggtgtttatttttgtgcaacgtagacttcaatgtttaatttgtgtgactataggCTACCAACGCATTTGaggcatgtattcctccagttgcgagcctgtgcggcagctgcgcacggactgggactgaataattcagactgacaaaataataaaaattacattcttcttcttttaaataataataaaataaataataacgacattcttcttctaaataacagtGTCAATAAAAATCataggcctaataataataataataataataataataataataagagtcttacaaattgtcatgcaatttttaatgtgaatgaatggtaggctactccacatcacatcatcatatcgtacacccaaatacatgtgccgtgatacgaattgaaatgctaattgtttcaaaacgtgctgtaaaataatgcattgtgataggtcatttatcatccaaacagctatttaaactgctggagtgcacttctcaacctccacactattaacagtactcgtaatttgggtacatatttgtttgtttttttgggtgcctttaatcccactctttaaactcccaaataaaacaatttcgttttttccCACTTCCCTGATGATGCTCTCGTTTGGCACGTCttaatcatctcactagttcaatagtcagggcactgatcagggagtcagcccattgacttatgtcctaatcaatgccctgactagtggactagtaagatgattgagaagcgcccgatctccacgtcggagacgtttcgcttctttgccgtcttccgtgtgtccatggcgtaaaaaaatgtgggcgtgggggaggcggagacttgaatatataggggcgtgttattctaatgatcgttttcagccgtggcatttatcaagggcaagtattgcgtacacctggattgcagagatGCGCACAGTAATGCGcacataatcttacgccaacatatacgccgtttctacgcaagattgataaatgaggacCATTGAGTTGAATATCAAATGCTCAAGGGGCTCACACAAATACAGTGGAAATGTGCCTTGTTTTCTAAGAGACAGACCAAGAATAATGGTTCAACACATGAAAAGGCACTTGAAAAGAGTTGCTCCTCTTCAATGCAAGAGATATAACATCTGCTAGGGAGAATGTATTTAGTGTTCAAAGTCAGACTTCACAGGAAGAACATCTGGTAAACTTTGGAAAAAACAATGAGATGCCTTCATGTAGATGCATGGACTGGTGGAGACATCTTCTCCCATGCCAGCATTTCTGTGCTGTTTTTTTCCTTAGTTCCTGGAGGAGTTGGGAGAGTCTGAGCACTGCATACGGAAAGAGCCCACTCTTCAAGTTTGACAAGGTTTGCCTAGGACACTCTAGGACACTTCCTCTGACTTCTAATGACCTTTAAGGTGAATAGCTTCTGAAGAAGAATCAGGAGAACAATAATAGTCCAGAGGGAGACAGCTGCACTTAGAGTCCAGAGATAAGTCTGTCTCCTGCTGCTCCCTCAGAGACCATCCTGATCACCCCTAGTGTCAAAGCAGAAAAAGGAGATATCCAATATGACATGCCACATACAGAATGGGGCATTTAGATTCAATAACtgaacaatttacaaatattttagaAGATTTGAGGTGACACATTCTCCATGATGACATCCATGACCTTTCCTACAAACCACCATCCAAGAAAATGTGTTCATCAGCACCTGCCGCGCACCCAGAGCCACTTAACAATCCCAGAAAGATGCCCCGTTCCGGAAATGATGGTGATATGGGCAACCCCCACAAGTAACTTCCATTGTTTGTACAAATTcttttcattaaaatgtttaattttctgTACTAGTATGTGTGGTATTTTGAGCTGTGGTTTCTCCTGTTCTTGAGATATAATATGGGTGATGTCGTCTCACGGTCTGGGCTGGTAACTGAAAGGTTGTAGGTTTAAACCCTGCAAGTGATGCTGGATCATTGTTTTGTGTGGTCTTGACAACTTCTGATAAAATATATTGGCTAAAATAGCCATATTGAGCATTTTAAGGAACTTTTTCAACAGATGACAGAAGAAGAAGTTatgtttgatatatatatatatatatatatatatatatatatatatatatatatatatataatttttttttttaaatggcttgTGCAAAGATGGTTTATCAACTCTTACCCCCTGTTTACTGATGCACATCAGTAAggttgtttctttctttttctaatgcatgtttataaaagctaccaaaatgtcctaattgaacaaAGGAATAATCCTGGATTAATCTAAACCCTACCTCTGAAACCCGGCTTTTATCAGTAACATTGCAACTTTTCACAAAGAATTCCAACAAAGTTATAAACAACAAAGAGAGTAGTGAATATTGATGAACATTTTATCAGAATAGGCCATTACTCACAATTCCCCTTGATAGTTTTTTAACAGTTATTCATATGTCTGGTTTGTGGTTGGAACGAAATGCTCACTTGTGGTTGATGCACAGCTCTATAAGAAGCGCTCCACAGACTTCTGAGGAACACTGAGTTTCAGATCTTGAAAGCTTCTACATCAGGCTGCTTAGAGAATATCTGCTAAGATGCTCCGGAACGTCTTTCTTGTCAGCTTGCTCATATATGCAGGTAAACTCATTACTATCTCAGTTCTAAAATGACTCGCACAATGTGCATGAAGAATCGTTTGCTTTAACTTGACATTATtattgttcatttatttttagtcTGCGCCGTTCACTTGGAGATTCGTGATGTGGACTCTGCTGAGGAAGAACTTGAAGAAATCCCTGTAAGCTTCTCCTGGTGGTAACACTTTGTTAATCAAGtgtatactttaaaataaagccATTATGTGAAGTATTGCAACTCTGTTGCATCTGTTAAACAAGTGGATTTACCAGAACAAAATAGAGGGGAAACTTTTTACTCTGTTGCATGTGAATAACAGTGATAAACTAGTTAATTATAAGTAGCATAGTACGTTGCATTGTTTCGAGACATTGAGAGATTTGGGGATTAGCTTCTGCTGTATTCGTGTCTACTTTGAAATTAATTTCCTATTTTGATGTGTTTTCAGGCTGACAGCATGACGAAACAACAGATTTTAAATAAGTGCTCGATATGTAAAAACATCATGAAGGCCgtgaaaaaaaaactctccccTAACGCAACGCCAGTGAGTGTCATCATTATTTAACTTTATGTGCCTTTCAGAACTGCTTTTACTAATAATATCCTTTTCCTCAGGATGAAATCAAAAACAAGTTGAACAACACCTGTGAGAAAGCCAGGATGCTGAAATCTAAGTGCAAGAATTTTGTTGAGAAGTATTTGAAAACTTTGATTGATGAGCTGATGACTGATGATGGGCCAAATACCATCTGTACTAAAGTCAAGGCCTGCAAGTAGGTGCCACAAAAATACCCACTCCAAATGTTTGCAATTTTATCctttttttgtttcttatttttttttttgacagtaatATGGCACATAACTTGATGGTACATAACCTAAATGAGAAGATTTTGAataactttttgttttgtttgttctaGGTCAGAAACACCCATAATGGAGTTCATTTTTAACAATTTCTGAAAGATGATTTATTACTAACAAAAATGTTGTCTATATGCATTACATTGAaagccaaataaaaatataaatataaaataatcagTTATCTGTGTTTTCTTTCATTGTGGTTGAATCCAAGTGTTTTCTAATTATTCAGCTAAATTAAAATAGTTTACAATATacataattaaacaatttacaGAATAAAATTCAGATGTTTTTCATGTCTAAGAAAGAGACTATATTCAAAAACCTTAGCAgcaaatattaattataataatattttctagTTGTTAGTGCATTGCTTTGCAGTGAGTTctaaataaaagctaattatTACTTTTAACAAGCTCATGTATCCAACAATGAATGCAGATGCTTGTAGGATAAAAGCATTGCAATGAAATTACTCGAtcaaaaaagtatatacatttatCAACTGCTTCTTGCAGAATAAATATTTGTTAAGTCTTTTATGATTATGACAGTTATTCATGAGCTTTTGATGTACCTGCAGTCCAAATGTaggaccatagactgtaaaaaaaaaaaaaatggacgtagtgtccgtgacgtcacccataggatttcGATAAGCCATTCTGAAgaggccgttgccatcttgcgagcgcgTCATCGCGTGTCCCTCCcgaataacagaaaatgggcaaagagggggGATGTGGgcagagctgaggtgacgcaatgactttagacagtggataaatggctatccacctgtcactcaaagtaacccacgcccttaattatgcagaaatgtaaggctttatataatgtaaacgaatgagaaaaaaattcacccccctcacagttgtcatgaagggcaaaattagccgtataggccaaaaccacaatttgtaccaggctgtaaagttgggaattttaacatggaatCCCTATTCAACGAAAAAATACAgagatatgattttttttggccacatcgcccagccctagttccagtaacactttataataacagttaggggttaacagcttatggcTCAGGACCAGTAGTTAAGAAATGAAGAACGAGAGgattgtaattaattaaaagaaaaatgtacttaagaatAGTTCGCAGTTttaaaagcagaagccagcttcaagtctcacaaggagtttgtAGGCCGCACTCCCGCTCTCACAGTCTcattgcctcgccctatcgtacatacaattgtcccaacagttatactgttttcaaggtctatccacgtcattactgcaatgttgATTATTCTGATttgctcagagacaatgcatagtcatggtaaat is from Pseudorasbora parva isolate DD20220531a chromosome 10, ASM2467924v1, whole genome shotgun sequence and encodes:
- the LOC137090721 gene encoding antimicrobial peptide NK-lysin-like gives rise to the protein MLRNVFLVSLLIYAVCAVHLEIRDVDSAEEELEEIPADSMTKQQILNKCSICKNIMKAVKKKLSPNATPDEIKNKLNNTCEKARMLKSKCKNFVEKYLKTLIDELMTDDGPNTICTKVKACKSETPIMEFIFNNF